In the Topomyia yanbarensis strain Yona2022 chromosome 3, ASM3024719v1, whole genome shotgun sequence genome, one interval contains:
- the LOC131691299 gene encoding cytoplasmic tRNA 2-thiolation protein 2, translated as MCSIAEDDFGDEGGLHVMKEESPTPSTAGSITDECCRKCNQNQAVLKLNLKEPQCRDCFLHYVRHKFRAALGSTKIVRRGAKVLVVFNGSRENVVMLDMIRYGLQQESFKKLRIDPVVLFVSEDFLATDQKKRLKAIEDKLNVLKQFEFSSYVTVLGGLECCSLNEANLLENFVDSQEKLETILKGIKSTTSKQDFIVQIRRQTYKTFAKKLECGYIFLSAIGLDLAKTLLSNVALGRGRSLASDIAFCDDRDEERKIIRPMRDLNPDEIDNYLTFSENQLNYVVLEDPFKNSPSLQNLTSQFVDGLQKTFPSTVSTVFRTGDKLCTQIAPATVGQTGDDEDLLNLFEKSLQLNVSNSLPTRCKFCHSALDFQGSSALFATEFSRMVSSRINVELSHEEIVESTRQMEQDAAKAVNGEVEGDGQEMESLRKELCHSCRNIFLDFSSE; from the coding sequence ATGTGCAGCATTGCGGAAGACGATTTTGGCGACGAGGGTGGTTTGCACGTGATGAAGGAAGAATCACCCACCCCCAGTACGGCGGGTTCAATAACAGATGAATGCTGTCGCAAGTGCAACCAGAACCAGGctgtattgaagctgaacctgaAGGAACCTCAGTGTCGCGATTGTTTCCTGCACTACGTTCGACATAAGTTCCGAGCTGCACTCGGATCGACTAAGATCGTCCGTCGGGGAGCAAAGGTTCTGGTTGTGTTCAATGGTTCTCGAGAAAATGTGGTTATGCTGGATATGATACGCTACGGATTGCAACAAGAATCattcaaaaaattaagaatcgatcCTGTGGTGCTTTTCGTAAGCGAGGACTTTTTAGCAACGGATCAGAAGAAACGATTGAAAGCGATAGAGGACAAACTGAACGTGCTAAAACAATTCGAGTTTTCATCATATGTTACTGTTCTTGGAGGACTTGAGTGTTGCAGCTTGAATGAAGCCAATTTGTTGGAAAACTTTGTAGACAGTCAAGAAAAACTTGAAACGATTTTAAAAGGCATCAAAAGTACTACTTCAAAGCAGGATTTTATAGTGCAAATTAGAAGACAAACATATAAAACCTTCGCGAAAAAACTCGAATGTGGTTATATCTTTTTGTCTGCCATTGGGCTAGACCTCGCCAAAACACTTCTCTCCAACGTTGCTCTTGGGAGAGGACGATCCCTTGCTTCTGACATTGCATTCTGTGATGATCGCGACGAAGAACGAAAGATTATCAGACCCATGCGTGATTTAAACCCGGATGAAATAGACAACTATTTGACTTTTTCAGAGAACCAACTGAATTATGTCGTGCTGGAAGATCCTTTTAAAAATAGCCCAAGTCTTCAGAACCTAACTAGCCAGTTCGTAGATGGTCTACAGAAAACCTTTCCTTCGACAGTTTCCACGGTGTTTCGAACAGGAGATAAATTATGCACACAGATTGCTCCGGCTACGGTGGGACAAACAGGTGATGATGAAGATTTGCTAAACCTGTTTGAAAAGTCATTACAGCTAAACGTATCCAACTCTTTGCCGACAAGGTGCAAGTTTTGTCATTCTGCTTTAGATTTTCAAGGATCCAGCGCACTTTTTGCAACGGAATTCTCACGAATGGTATCCTCGCGTATCAATGTAGAGCTGAGTCATGAGGAAATAGTTGAGAGCACGCGCCAAATGGAGCAAGATGCCGCTAAAGCAGTTAACGGTGAAGTTGAAGGTGATGGGCAGGAAATGGAATCGCTTAGGAAAGAATTGTGCCATAGCTGTAGGAACATCTTTCTGGACTTTTCCTCCGAATGA